The Granulicella arctica genome segment CGACCTGGGTTGGCTCAAAGGGATAAAGTGTCCTGAATCCAGGATCATCATTCTTGAGTTCGGAATCAGTGAGGATGCGCGGCGAGCAAACGTCTCGGGAATCGCGGGATCTTCGGAGCCGTGAAAGATCAGCGTGGGAATGAGTAGTTCATGCAGGAACTCTGGAACCTGTGCCAGCATCTCTTCCGGCTTTCCCCAACGGAGGACCTGCATGAACTTCCATGGTCCGGTGATGCCTGAGAAGGGTTTATAGAAATCGTTGAAGACCTCTCGATCCGTTTTACTTACTTCAAGAGCGCGATGCATCGCTATCTGCCAGAAGGCAACGCAAATCAATGGGGCAAGCAGCTCGCCGAGAATGCGCTTACGTAGCGGTTCGATTAGGTAGTAGGGACGCAGTTCGGGAAAGAAAGCAGGCGAGAGGAGCGCCATGCAATCCAGGTGCTGCTGGAAGTAGTGCGCGTAGTGCACGGTGATAGCTGAACCCGCATCATGTCCGACAACGTGCCATTTTTCGATCTTGTTCTCAATGCGAAGCGCGTCGATCTGACTGGCTAATCTCTGAAAATAGTGGGGGCCATACTGTTCTTTCGGCGATTTGCCAAGGCCCGGAAGATCAATAGTGAAGCAGGTGTATCGCTCGCGAAGCTCGTCGGTCACGGCTCTCCACAGTCTGCCATTGGTGGGCATACCGTGAATGAACAGGATCGGATCGCCGGAGCCACAACACTCTACATGCATAGGATTTTCCAAGGACTCAGGAGACGGGCGAGACTGCGGCTGAAGGGGAAGAGGCGAATCGGCGGCAGAGCCAGGATACGATTCGCGATGCAGACCGGAGCGATGCAAGCACGAGGCCGAAGAGGGCAGTGCCTACCAGACCGGTCGGATTGATGCGCGTGTAAAGGAGATTCATCAACCAGGCTGGAATTGTGTACATGTCACCTGCCGTAAGCGGGCCAATCTGCTCACGAATTGGCCAGTCATACATGACCTTTTCTATGCCTACGTTGAAGAAACTTGCCATGCTTCGGACTCGCCAACTGTAGAGTGTCGTTGCCAGATAAGGGAGTCGTCTGCGGCGGCGATATTTCGCGATCAGATGGGACGCTTCGACAGCGTGCCTCATGGCGGAGGTAACGCCGTTCGACGTCATAGGATCGACCATCGATGCAGCTTCTCCCACCACAAGCCAGTTGGGGCCCGATACTTTGCGATGTACGCGACACCGGAATGACGTTACCCGGGGAGAGATCGGCTTCTTGTTCAGAAATAGTTTTTGAAGTGGAGGAAAGCGGCTGAGCTGCGATTCATAGATGTCGCACACTGTGAGGCCGCTTTGACGCATATGCTTGATTGCGTCACCAGTGGTCACATAGCCGACACTAACAGTGTTTGCGTGGATGGGAATCTGCCAGACCCAATCCATGTAGGTCCTTCTGGGGACAGTTGCGTAGAGTGTGGTGCCCTCGATGGACTCGGGCACGGTGAAGTAGCTCCATATGGCAACTTTGTTTGGACCATACTCATCTACGGGAAGATCGAATGCTCTTGGGAACAAGCGCGCTGTTCCACCTGAGGCGTCGATGAACCAAGGAGACCTGATCTGGAGCCCCTGGTGCGTCGTTAGAGCAACAACCTCTCTGCCGCGCTTTTCGATGTCCACGACTTTATCGGTGAGGATTTTGACTCCGTGTTGAAGGGCGATCTCGCGTAGTGATTTTGCCAGTGTCGATCGGTCAACATGGAGGGTGCGCAGATCGACGTGAAAGGGTGCTCGCTCTAACCATGCGGAGGGTTCGTAGTGCTGCTCGGAGCCGTCCTGCAGCTTTAGGATGACATGGCGTTTGTAGGTTGCGTTTCCCTGGGCAATCAGGGTTTCCATTGGGAGCCCAAGAGCTTCGAGCAGCGCGGGCGCGGACCAGTCCAAGGATTCACCTACCTCATCACCGCTCGGAGCGTCTCCTTCAATACACAGCACGCGCAGGCCGGCTCTTGCGAGGTGAATCGATGCAGCAATTCCCGCGAGCCCGCCACCGATCACTGTGACATCGTGTTGGTCCGGATTCGTATTCAAGTTGGAATCGTTTGCGCTATGCATCGTGTGATCGCTGATTCGTCGGTGAGGATTCGATTGTAGGCGCGATCATATTTTCCGGCCAGCGAACCGATCTCAAGAAGATTGGAGCGTTTGTGCGTGGAAGCCCATGCTTTCGATTGCTTCGACGATGGATGCTTCGGAGATTGATTTGGGATCGTAGGTCACGGTGGCGATTGCGTCAGGGTAGCTTGCCTTTGCGGCGATGATTCCCTTCTCGCGTTGGAGCAGGGTTTCGAGGCCGACGGCGCAGGTAATGCAGGTGAAGCCGGTTACTTTGTAGGTGACGGTTTTCTTCTCATGAGCGGCTGCTGCTTTGAGGGTTGCCAGACTGCTGGCGCCAGCTAGAGTCATCAGGCCGAGGAATTTTCTGCGGATCACGTGTCTTCTCCTTACTTTGCGGCGGCGATGCCGGGTTCGTATCTCCAGGGGGTCTGCTGGTTGGCCCCGTCGGAAAATCTGGTGTCGGTGTAGTCGCTGAATTCCATCTTTTTCTTGAGGACGCCGGTCTCGATCATGAGGTCGCGGACCATGTCGAAGTCTGCTTTACGCGGAGCGAGTGGACTGTAGGTAACACGATCCATCGGCTTAGTCAGGGCCCAGCGGAGGAGCGCGGGTTTCTGGTTGTAGTAGAAGCGGCCTACGAAGTCTGCGGCGTCTTCGCGGTGAGGTTTGCCTTGATCGAGCCAGAGGCCGGAGCGGGCGATGCCGTCGACGAGTGTCTGGACGACATCGGGGCGCTTGTCGATGAGGTCCTGGCGCACGACGAGGATGCAGGACATGTAATCGGGCCAGTAGTCACGGGCTTGAAAGAGGACGCGACCGTAGCCACCCATCTCGGCTTGCGACGGAAAGGGTTCGCCCATGACGAAGCCGTCGATGGCGCCGGCGGCGAGAGCACCGGAGACGTCGGGAGGAGCCATCTCGACCATCTTGATGTCGGTGGGTTTGAGGCCCCAGATCTTCATGGCGCGGAAGACGATGAGACGCTCGTCGGAGAAGCGGCTTGGGATGGCGATGGTGCGGCCGCGGAGATCGGCGAAGGTTTTGATGGGGCCGTTCTTGCGTACGACCATCGCGCTACCGTATCGGTGGCCGAGATAGACGACCTTGATGGGGACGCCTTGCGATGCGAGAGCGATGGCGAGAGGAGCAACGATGAAGGCAGCCTGTACCTTGTTGGAGATGAGGGCCTCTTTGATCTCCGGGAAGCCCTGGAACATCCGGGGGAGAAAGAGCTCACCTTTGTCGGAGACCTTCGAGATGTAGTCGGTGACGGGGCAGGTGAGCTGGCAGGTAACGGGGATGTAGGCGACGGTGATTTTGCGTTTTGCGAGCGGCTGGTAGTCGTTCAGGACGGCTGCCCAGTTCACGTTCAACGAGGCGTGCAGGATGGAGATGAGGGCGACCCAGCAGGTCGTGTAGAGGATGACTTTGGTCCTAAGCGTCATGACGGAAGCCCCAGCGAACGGATTTGAATTGTTCCACCGAGCGGAAGAGTAGATCGAGGACGAGGCCGATGATGCCGATCAGGAGCATGGCGGCGACGACGAGATCGTAGCGCTTGCCGGAGTTGCGGGAGTCGATGACAAGATAACCGAGGCCGGAGTCGACGGCGACCATCTCGGCGGCGACGACAACCAGCCAGGAGATGCCGAGTGCGATGCGCAGGCCCACGATGATCTGGGGCAGGGCTGCGGGAAAGACGACGCGAGCGAGCAGTTGCGTAGGCTTGAGGCCGAAGTTGCGTCCGGCTCGACGATAGACCGAGGGGACGTTGGCGACGCCATCGACGCAGGCGACGGTGATGGGAAAGAAGGCGCCAAGAAAGATGAGAGAGGTGGCTGCGTGGTCGCCGACGCCGAAGAGGAGGATGGTGACGGGGATCCAGGCGAGTGGACTGATGGGGCGGAGGATCTGGATGAGGGGATTGACGACCTGATTGATTGCGGGGTACCAGCCGAGGATGAGGCCGAGGGGAATGCCTAAGATTGCGGCGGTGCCGAAGCCCAAGGCGACACGGCGCAGGGAGTCGACGATGTCGTTCCAGAGAACGTGCTTGTGGATGAGCTCCACCATGCCTTTCTCTACCTCGAGCGGTGACGGAAAGACCTTGGTGCCGGACCAGCGGACGGATACGTGCCAGAACGCGAAGGCGATGACGAGCGCGAGGAGCGGCAGGACAAACCGTTCCCAACGGGCTGGTGTAGCGAGGGAGTTCATATGTGGTGAGCCAGTCCGATCTGCTGGAAGATGCCGTCGCGCAGCTCGAGATAGCGGGGTGAGCTGATGTCGCGGGGGTGCGGGATGTCGATGGTGACGATCTGCTGGATGGTCGCGGGACGGGCGCTCATGACGACGACGCGGTCGGCCAGCTGGACGGCTTCGTCGATGTCGTGGGTGACGAAGATGATGGTCTTGCGTTCTGCATCCCAGATGCGGAGGAGCTCTTTGCGCATGGTGAGGCGGGTGATTGAGTCGAGAGCGCCGAAGGGCTCGTCGAGCAGGAGCATATCTGGATTGACGGCAAGGGCGCGGGCTACTTCGAGGCGCTGCTTCATGCCGCCGGAGAGAGCGGATGGATAGGACTTTTCGAAACCTTTGAGGCCAACCATCTGGATGTAATGGGTGATGCGATCTTCGCGCTCTTTGCGGGGCAGGTTGGCGATGCCGAAGCCTATGTTGCCTTCGACGGTGAGCCAGGGGAAGACGCCGCGCTCCTGGAAGACAAAGATGCGGCGCGGGTCGGGACCGTGCACAATCTCGCCAGCGACTTTTACATTACCGCGGGTAGGAGAGAGAAAGCCGGCCATGATGTTCAGGAGGGTCGATTTGCCGCAGCCGGAGGGACCGAGGAGGCAGAGGAACTCGCCCTGACCGACCTCGAGGTTGATGTCTTCGAGGACGCTGGTCTGCTTGCCGTCGCGATCGAAGATCATGCCGACGTTTTCGGCTTGCAGAGACGATTTGGTTGCTGGCGCAGTTACGCTTGGTTCCATCGATACCACACTAATCCTCCGAGTAACTCCACCGAAACGATTTGACTCGTTCGAGTGACCTGATGCCCATGTCCAACAGGAGACCAATGATGCCGATGATGACCATGCCTGCGACGACGAGATCGTAGCGATTGCCGGCGTTTCGGGCATCCACGATGAGGAAGCCGAGGCCGGAGTTGACGGCGATCATCTCAGCGGCAACGACGACGAGCCATGCGATGCCCAGGGTGATCCGCAGGCCGATGATAAGTTGCGGCACAGCCGCCGGGTAGAGGATGCGGACGAAAAGATCGGCGGGGCGCAGGCCGAAGTTTCTTCCGGCGTTGACGTAGACGGCTGGGACGCCGCGCACCGAATTCATCGCGGTGAGGAGCAAAGGGAAGAAACTGCCGAGAAAGATGAGGAAGATGGCGGAGAGATCGCCGACACCGAACCAGAGGATCGTGATGGGGATCCAGGCGAGAGGAGAGATGGGGCGCAGGATCTGGATGAGAGGATTGAGGGCCATCTCCGCTCGGCTGTACCAACCGATGACCATGCCGAGGGGAATCGCGGTGACGACTGCAAGGCCGAAGCCCCAGGTGACGCGGAATAACGAGGCGACGATATATTTCAGGAGTAAGCCGTGGCGCATCAAGTCGACGATGCCGCCAACAACTCCCCATGGACCGGGTAGAAGTTGTCCAGGATGACGCGCGATGGCGATCTGCCAGATCGCAATCAGTACCGCGATGAGCAGAAACGGGCGAAGCCGCACCAGCACATTCGAGATCATCGTCTTGCGTTTTTCGTTCAATGCCAACTTTTCCGCCTCATGTGTCGTGCAGCCGCTGGAAAGCTGACGATGAGCAGCGATGCGAGCCTTGCCGCATGCGCAGATCAACGTGAGGAACAGGCTCAAGCTACATTTTGATTCCTTGCGATCATAGCGGCGGGACTCTCCAGTGGCTATCAATCTTACGATGTAGATATATATAAATCTAATGGTCTAGCTAAATTATGGTGTGGCTCAGGTGTCGACGGTTTGCCTTCGGGGACATGACGCGCGCCAAAGCTGGTCCGACGAGGCTAGGATGTCAGAAGGATGAAGCGCTACTCCGTTCAAACAGAATCAGATCAAAGCCGGTGCCGACCTGCTGTGGTGCGGCGTTCGCTCTACAGGTCCCCGTCGCGATGGCGAATGGGAGCTTCGTTGCTTTTCTGCGCGTGTGCGCTGATGACGGTGGGCTGCCGGTCGCGGGACCGACTACCGGCGACAGGCTCCAAGGTGTATGCCGAGTTTGTTTCGGAGTTTTATACCGGGCTTGCGGGGTTGCAGGTCGGCGACGATGTACGCGCTGAAGACAGGCTGTCACACGCCTCGGCGCTGGTTCCGGGAGAGCCTGCCGTGTGGGTGAACTGGGGTGTGCTCGCGCTTCGGCAACGAAGTTTTGATGCAGCGGCAGAGCGATTGAAGCGGGCGCATGAGCTTGCGCCTAAGGATGACCGGATCGATTATCTGCTGGGGGTTCTGGAGGGAGCACGCGGTAATTCGGCGGCCGCCATTGACGATCTGCGGGAGGCGACGAAGCAGAATCCGCAGAACCTGCGAGCTGTCTATCGACTGGCAACCGAGGTGGAACGGCAGGGGGATGCGAATAGCGATGCCGAGGTGCAGGCGCTGATAGAGCAGATCCTGAAGGTGCAGTCGGATAATATGGCAGCGCTGGTGGATCTGTGCCGCGTCTCTGCCAAACGGGGCGATATGGAGACGCTGCACGCGGCGATTGCTCGTGTGGCGGAGCACTCACAGGGCTGGTCACCGGAGGTGCAGCAACAGTTCGCCGAGTTGCAGGCTGCGGCAGCCTCGCCGGAGCACAGGACGGCGGCGACTCGGTCGACTTTTCTGCGTAACGTTCTGATGCGCGAGCCTGGGTTCCGCGCAAATCTTGCGGAGATTGCGGCGCAGCCGGGCGAGGAGGCTGAGCCGATGACTCGCTTCCTGCGATTGCAGAATCCGCCGTCGCATCCGGCGCCGATGGATGCGGCGATGAGCTTTGCGAACCAGCCTGTCCAGCCCGGAGATACGCAGAGGTGTGGTTGGATCGGGGCGATTGAGTTGAATGGGGCGGATCTACCTATAGTTGCGGTAGCAGATGGACATCATGTGCATCTTGCAAATGGGGCAGATATGGCGTTTCCGGGTGGGGCGTCTGGCCAGGGTCCTTCGCCGGAGGGAGTGCTTGCGTTCGATTACAACTATGACTTTAAAACAGATTTGTTGTTCGCCGGGACTGGAGGGGTTCGTCTGTTTCGACAGGATAGTCCGGAGAGCTTTAGCGATGTGACTGCGGCGATGAAGCTGCCTAAGACGATTACCGATGCGGCGTATACCGGCGCTTGGGCGATTGATGTAGAGGCTGATGGCGATCTGGATGTAGTGTTGGGCGCGAAGAGCGGTGAGCCGACGGTGCTGCGTAATAACGGCGATGGAACCTTTACGCCGATTCATCCGTTTGTTGGGGTTGCGGGGATTCGTCAGTTTGTGTGGGCCGATTTGAATGGGGATGGCAATCCGGATGCAGCGATGATTGATGGGGCCGGCCGGCTAAGAGTGTTTCTGAATCAGCGGGCTGGGAAGTTTGCTAATTCGAAGCTGCCGGAGACGCTGGTGGGTGTTCGAGCGATTGCGGTGGGCGATACGAATCCTGATAGCTTGCTTCGTTTGGAGGCGCTTGGTGAGGATGGGCAGATTGTTGAGTTGTCCTATCGAGATGGAACGTGGATAGAGCGGGAGCTTGCTCGACTTTCTACGCCATCTGTTGGTGAGGTGCGGTTGCGGGTTGCGGATGTCGATAATAATGGCGCGGTCGATTTTGTTATGCTGCCTGTCGGTGGAGCGGCAGGGGCGACGATCTGGTTGCAGGATGAGGCGGGGGCGTTTCATCCGATGAGTGGAACGCAGGGACCAGCGACTGTGTTCGATGCGGTTGATCTGTTGGGGAACGGGCGTCTCGATTTGCTGGGGCTGAGTGCGGATGGAAGTGCGATGGTTGCTCGCAATCATGGGACGAAGGAGTATCACTGGCAGACGATTCGACCGCGGGCGCGACAGGCGACGGGCGATCAGCGTATCAATTCGTTCGGAATCGGCGGGGAGATTGAGATTCGTTCGGGACTGCTATTACAGAAGCAGTCTATGACGGGACCGGCTTTGCACTTTGGTCTCGGCACACAGACGGACGTCGATGTTGCACGTATTGTGTGGCCGAACGGGTCGGTGCGCGCGGAGTTTGGATTGAAGGCGGATCAACAGATAGTGACGGAGCAACGGCTGAAGGGGTCGTGTCCGTTCCTGTTTGCGTGGAATGGCGACAGGATGGCATTCGTAAAGGATTCGGTGCCTTGGGGCTCGGCGATTGGATTGCGAATCAATGCACTGGGAACGGCAGATATTGCGGCAACCGAAGAGTGGTACAAGATTAGCCGGGATGAGCTTAAGCAACGTGATGGATTCTACGATCTACGTGTAACAGGGGAGCTTTGGGAGACTTACTACTATGACTCTATGGCGTTGATGACGGTGGATCATCCAGTGGGGACCGAGGTGTTTACCGACGAGCGCTATGACGTGCCCGCGGTGAAGCAGGCGGTAACAGCAGTTGGCGAGCCTCAACCGATTGTGCGAGCAGTTGATGACAACGGCAACGATGTGACGGACATTCTTCGCACGCTTGACGGGAGATATCTGGATAACTTTGGCCGCGGGCAGTATCAGGGGGTAACGCGCGATCATTATGTCGAGGTCGATCTTGGGGAGCATATCCCGGAGCATGGGCCACTGTGGTTGATTGCGAAGGGCTGGCTGCATCCATCGGATTCGACGGTGAATGTGGCGATGGGTCAAGGAAAGCATGAACTGCCGCACTGGTTGAGCATGGAGATCGCAGACGGGCGTGGGGGATGGCGGGTTGTGCGGCCCAATCTTGGCTTCCCTGCTGGCCGGAAGAAGATTTGCATGACCGATCTTACGGATGTATTTCAGCCTGGTGCGCCTCACCGGCTGCGGCTTCGTACGAATCTTGAGATCTACTGGGACTCGATCGAGTGGGCTCAAGGTCTGCCGATGGCGCAGCTCAAGATCAATCGGCTGACACCTGCGGTGGCTGATCTGCACTATCGGGGATTTTCCGCCATTCATCAGGCGAATGCTTCCTCGCCGGAGATTCCGGACTACGATCATTTGGCGAGCACCTCTGAGGTGTGGCGCGATCTTTCGGGGTTCTATACGCGGTTTGGCGATGTGCGAGCGTTGCTGGCGAGTGCGGATGATCGGTACGTCATTATGAACGCGGGAGATGAGATGTCGTTGCGGTTTGCGGCACCGGCTCCTCCGCCTGCGGGATGGGTGCGCGATTATGTGCTTGCGGGAGATGGATGGATCAAGGATGGCGATTACAACTCTGCGTATTCGCAGACGGTGATGCCGTATCCGCACCATGCTCGACGGAACTATGACGGGCCGCCCACGAGTCTGGAGGATGATTGGATGTATCAGCACCACATGCAGGACTGGCTTACCTATCAGACACGCTACGTCGATTCCGAAGGCTTCCGCAATGCATTGCACGCTGGAGACGGACGATGACACGCAGCACCAAACTTCGTATTATTCTTGCGATCTTTTTCGCTGGGCTATTGGCAACTCCGATGGTTTTGAAGAAGAGGTTTGCACGACGGCAGGCGGATCGTCAGACGACGTTGGATGCGCAGACTTCGCTGGCGCGGCATGGCTTCTATCTGCAAGAGGTGTCGCATGCTGCGGGTATCGATTTTGTCCATCAGGCTCCGGTGTTGGATGCGAAGCTGGCGCACATTATGCCGGAGGTCGCTTCGATGGGAGCTTCAGTGTCGGTGGTGGATTTCGACCGCGATGGCTGGCCTGACCTGTATGTCACCAACAGCGCCATCGGTAGCCAGAATCATCTGTATCGAAATATGCACGACGGCACCTTCAAGGATGTGGCAACTGATCTGGGAGTGTCCGACGTCAACCAGGCGGGGACGGGCGTGTCGATGGGCGCGGTCTGGGGCGACTACGACAATGACGGCTATGAGGATCTGTTCCTGATCAAGTGGGGGCGGCCTGAGCTATATCACAATGAGCATGGGCATGGCTTTCGCCGAGTGAGCGATGAGGCTGCATTGCCTGCATGGATCAATGCCAATACGGCAGTGTGGTTCGACTATGACGGCGATGGGCTGCTGGATTTGTTTGTTGGCGGATACTATCCAGAATACGTCGATCTCTGGCATCTGGCGAACACGCGCATGATGCCGGACAGCTTTGAGTATGCCAAGAATGGCGGCCGCAAATACCTGTTCCACAATCTTGGCAACGGGCGGTTTGAAGAGGTCAGCGCAAAGGTGGGCATCGATAGTCGTCGATGGGCGCTGGCATCGGCCGCTGCGGATCTGCGCGGGACGGGGCACCCTGATTTGTTTGTCGCTAATGATTATGGCGTATCCGAGCTGTATATGAATGATGGCAAGCGCTTCCATGAGTCAGGCGAGAGCGCGGGTGTGGGATTTGCGCCGAAGAGTGGGATGAATGTTGCGTTTGGAGATGTGTTCAATCAAGGCAAGCTTTCGGTTTATGTATCGAATATCTCTGAAGACGGCGTTTTGATTCAGGGAAACAATCTGTGGGTGCCAAAAGAGGGGACATCGGGCGATCAGATCAAGTATGAGAATCTGGCGCGCGATATGGGCGTCGAGCTGGGGGGGTGGAGCTTTGGCGCGCAGTTTGGCGATCTGAACAACGATGGCGCGCTTGATCTTTACCTCACGGATGGCTATGTTTCGCTCGATCGAAAACGGAACTACTGGTATGACTTTGCCAAGGTTGCCGGAGGCAATTCGTCCATTATTGGAGATGCAAAGGACTGGCCCGCCATGGAGGGTCGCAGCCTTTCGGGTTATCAGCAGAAGCATGTATGGCTGAATGATGGCGCGGGCAAGTTTGTGGACGTGGCGCAGATGGTTGGCGTAACGGATACGGAGGATGGACGGGCGGTTGCCATGGCGGACCTCTGGAATCATGGGGCGCTCGACGTGATCGTAGCGAACCAGCGTGGGCGCTTGCTGCTCTACAAAAATACAGTGACGCCGGAGAACCATTGGATCGGCTTCGACCTTGAAGGTACGAAGAGCAACCGTAGCGCGATTGGAGCGCAGGTGGCGGTGAAGTGGAATGGGCAGGAGCAGATGCAGCAGGTCTCTGGAGGCAGTGGATTCGCGGCAGAGAATGACCGACGCCTGCACTTTGGGCTGGGGAGATCTACAGCGATCGACGAAGTCGTCATCCGTTGGCCTTCTGGTAGAATCCAGTCGCTGAAGAACGTCTCTGCCGATCAGATTCTCAAAGTGAAGGAACCCTCATGAGCACTCCAACTGCGATCAGTCCGTCGGTCTCAACGGCACGCGATTCGTGGGCGAGGCGCTTCTTTACGATGGAGAATCGCTTTATCCCGCCGATCTTCATCACGGTAATTCTTCTGCTGGGACATTTCTCTTTCGGCATTTTGGAGAGTTGGACGAAGACACTACTTGCTATCAGCTGTAGTATTGCGACTGAACTGATCCTTGGTCGCACGATGACGGGCAAATGGCCGCACATAGCGAGTGCCTATATCACCGGTATTAGCGTTGGGATTTTGCTGCGTTCGCCGGCGTTCTGGCCGTATGCGTTGTGTGCTGTCATCTCGATTACCTCGAAGTATGTGCTTCGCGTGAAGAACCGCCACATCTGGAATCCGTCTAACTTCGGTATCTGCGTGATGCTCTTTTTTGCGGCGGAGTCGGTTACGGCTTTGAGCATTCAGTGGGGCAATAGTCTGTGGGCGATGCTTGTGATCTGGTCGCTTGGGTCGGTGATTATATGGCGGCTCAAGCGCTTTCACATCTGTGCGGTGTATGTTGTTTCATTTCTTGCGTTCGCGTTGTTGCGCTCGTGGATTGTGGGCGATCCCTGGCAATCGGAGGTCTCTCCAGTAACTGGGCCTGAGTATCAACTGTTCATTTTCTTCATGATTACAGACCCGAAGACTACGGTTCGCTCTATACGCGGTCAATGCGTGGTGGCTTTTCTGGTGGCAGCGGTTGAGATGGGCCTCCGGCTGGATCAGAGCATCTACGCTCCGCTGTATGCGTTGTTCCTCGTCGGCCCAGTCGCTGTGTTGGTGGAGATGTGGATCAACTCGCGTCGATCGCCCGTAGCTCATTCCAATTCGGCAGCGATGCTGGCTGGTGGTCCCCTCCGGGCGTTAGTCCGATTGTCAAAATGTTTGAGGAGTTGTTTGATGTCATCCCGAATGCTGTGTGTCTGTGGCGTATCTCTGGTTGCGGCATTGCTGCTGTGCGGCTGCAAACCGAAGGCGCCGCGTGCTGCTTCCGAAGCGTTGCATGAGCAAGCGACACCAGCCACTCCTGTCCGTGTAATAACAGGTCAGCAGACTGCGGTTGAGTCCGCGCGACCATCCGGGCCGATTCGGTTTATTGACGTTACAGATGCCGCAGGGATTCACTTTCGCCATAACAGCGGCGCGTTCGGGAAAAAGTATCTGCCGGAGACGATGGGAAGCGGCGTCTGTGTGCTGGACTATGACAACGATGGCTGGCAGGATGTGTTATTTGTCCAGAGCATGGATTGGCCTGAGCACAAGACTGGGAGATCGACGGCGGCGCTGTATCACAACAACC includes the following:
- a CDS encoding CRTAC1 family protein, which translates into the protein MGASLLFCACALMTVGCRSRDRLPATGSKVYAEFVSEFYTGLAGLQVGDDVRAEDRLSHASALVPGEPAVWVNWGVLALRQRSFDAAAERLKRAHELAPKDDRIDYLLGVLEGARGNSAAAIDDLREATKQNPQNLRAVYRLATEVERQGDANSDAEVQALIEQILKVQSDNMAALVDLCRVSAKRGDMETLHAAIARVAEHSQGWSPEVQQQFAELQAAAASPEHRTAATRSTFLRNVLMREPGFRANLAEIAAQPGEEAEPMTRFLRLQNPPSHPAPMDAAMSFANQPVQPGDTQRCGWIGAIELNGADLPIVAVADGHHVHLANGADMAFPGGASGQGPSPEGVLAFDYNYDFKTDLLFAGTGGVRLFRQDSPESFSDVTAAMKLPKTITDAAYTGAWAIDVEADGDLDVVLGAKSGEPTVLRNNGDGTFTPIHPFVGVAGIRQFVWADLNGDGNPDAAMIDGAGRLRVFLNQRAGKFANSKLPETLVGVRAIAVGDTNPDSLLRLEALGEDGQIVELSYRDGTWIERELARLSTPSVGEVRLRVADVDNNGAVDFVMLPVGGAAGATIWLQDEAGAFHPMSGTQGPATVFDAVDLLGNGRLDLLGLSADGSAMVARNHGTKEYHWQTIRPRARQATGDQRINSFGIGGEIEIRSGLLLQKQSMTGPALHFGLGTQTDVDVARIVWPNGSVRAEFGLKADQQIVTEQRLKGSCPFLFAWNGDRMAFVKDSVPWGSAIGLRINALGTADIAATEEWYKISRDELKQRDGFYDLRVTGELWETYYYDSMALMTVDHPVGTEVFTDERYDVPAVKQAVTAVGEPQPIVRAVDDNGNDVTDILRTLDGRYLDNFGRGQYQGVTRDHYVEVDLGEHIPEHGPLWLIAKGWLHPSDSTVNVAMGQGKHELPHWLSMEIADGRGGWRVVRPNLGFPAGRKKICMTDLTDVFQPGAPHRLRLRTNLEIYWDSIEWAQGLPMAQLKINRLTPAVADLHYRGFSAIHQANASSPEIPDYDHLASTSEVWRDLSGFYTRFGDVRALLASADDRYVIMNAGDEMSLRFAAPAPPPAGWVRDYVLAGDGWIKDGDYNSAYSQTVMPYPHHARRNYDGPPTSLEDDWMYQHHMQDWLTYQTRYVDSEGFRNALHAGDGR
- a CDS encoding CRTAC1 family protein, giving the protein MTRSTKLRIILAIFFAGLLATPMVLKKRFARRQADRQTTLDAQTSLARHGFYLQEVSHAAGIDFVHQAPVLDAKLAHIMPEVASMGASVSVVDFDRDGWPDLYVTNSAIGSQNHLYRNMHDGTFKDVATDLGVSDVNQAGTGVSMGAVWGDYDNDGYEDLFLIKWGRPELYHNEHGHGFRRVSDEAALPAWINANTAVWFDYDGDGLLDLFVGGYYPEYVDLWHLANTRMMPDSFEYAKNGGRKYLFHNLGNGRFEEVSAKVGIDSRRWALASAAADLRGTGHPDLFVANDYGVSELYMNDGKRFHESGESAGVGFAPKSGMNVAFGDVFNQGKLSVYVSNISEDGVLIQGNNLWVPKEGTSGDQIKYENLARDMGVELGGWSFGAQFGDLNNDGALDLYLTDGYVSLDRKRNYWYDFAKVAGGNSSIIGDAKDWPAMEGRSLSGYQQKHVWLNDGAGKFVDVAQMVGVTDTEDGRAVAMADLWNHGALDVIVANQRGRLLLYKNTVTPENHWIGFDLEGTKSNRSAIGAQVAVKWNGQEQMQQVSGGSGFAAENDRRLHFGLGRSTAIDEVVIRWPSGRIQSLKNVSADQILKVKEPS